The proteins below come from a single Asanoa ferruginea genomic window:
- a CDS encoding anthranilate synthase family protein encodes MDWTDSRTASRSDQLAGLGADGRAFALLYRPGTATDAGVTVLTGQMCRADRLADLPAPDGSGAGDDLLVAIPYRQITERGYDCHDDHAPLLAMRVHEQSELTRGQALSALAERHVAVADAGFDVSDEDYAAIVKRVVADEIGQGAGSNFVIRRSYVARLDDYSVDTEFAIFRRLLSGETGSYWTFLFHTGAGTFVGASPERHVSLLDGTVSMNPISGTYRHPATGPEITGLLEFLNDPKEANELFMVVDEELKMMARMCTFGGQVHGPFLKEMARLTHSEYVLTGQSDLDVRDVLRETLLAPTVTGSPLENAFRVITRHETTGRGYYGGVLALIGHDAAGRRRLDSAIMIRTAEIDGDGTLRLGVGATLVRDSNPESEVAETKAKAAGMLAALGLAPDGADRMAAPAAAGVRPSPASHPLVQDALQTRNRTLSRFWLDGVHRRASVPELAGRHVLVVDNEDLFMGMLGHQLRALGLRTTITRFDHPLAPDDYDLVIVGPGPGDPSDLTDPRMGTLRALTRDLLAGNVPFLSICLGHQILAAELGFEIVRRVLPSQGVQKRVDLFGRPELVGFYNTYTARSAHDAIAHGQRGPTEVSRNPETGEVHALRGDGFRSVQFHLESILTQHGPRILAELLGSLLRDAELSGSWERPAQTRTRRPPAAHGPVPGPSPWHG; translated from the coding sequence ATGGACTGGACGGATTCCCGCACGGCAAGCCGTTCTGATCAGCTGGCCGGGCTTGGAGCGGACGGGCGCGCCTTCGCACTGCTCTACCGGCCAGGCACGGCGACGGACGCCGGCGTCACGGTCCTCACGGGCCAGATGTGTCGGGCGGACCGCCTCGCTGACCTGCCGGCGCCCGACGGCTCGGGCGCCGGCGATGACCTGCTCGTCGCCATCCCATACCGGCAGATCACCGAACGCGGCTACGACTGTCACGACGACCACGCACCCCTGCTAGCAATGCGGGTGCACGAGCAGTCCGAGCTCACCCGCGGACAAGCCCTCTCCGCTCTTGCCGAACGACACGTGGCGGTGGCGGACGCCGGGTTCGACGTCAGCGACGAGGACTACGCGGCGATCGTCAAGCGGGTGGTTGCGGACGAGATCGGGCAGGGCGCCGGGTCGAACTTTGTCATCCGGCGCTCCTACGTCGCCCGGCTGGACGACTACTCGGTCGACACGGAGTTCGCCATCTTCCGGCGACTGTTGTCAGGGGAGACCGGGTCGTACTGGACATTCTTGTTTCACACCGGCGCCGGAACGTTCGTCGGCGCGTCGCCCGAGCGCCACGTCAGCCTGCTCGACGGCACCGTCTCGATGAACCCGATCAGCGGGACCTACCGGCATCCAGCAACCGGTCCGGAGATCACCGGTCTGCTGGAGTTCCTGAACGACCCTAAAGAAGCGAACGAACTCTTTATGGTTGTCGACGAAGAACTGAAAATGATGGCGCGAATGTGCACCTTCGGCGGGCAGGTGCACGGCCCGTTCCTCAAGGAAATGGCACGCCTTACCCACTCCGAGTACGTTCTCACCGGGCAGAGCGATCTCGATGTGCGCGATGTGTTACGGGAGACCCTGCTCGCACCCACCGTCACCGGCAGCCCGCTCGAAAACGCCTTCCGGGTCATCACCCGCCATGAGACGACGGGTCGCGGATACTACGGCGGCGTCCTCGCGCTGATCGGCCACGACGCGGCCGGCAGGCGGAGGCTGGACTCCGCGATCATGATTCGGACCGCTGAAATCGACGGCGACGGCACCCTGCGCCTTGGCGTGGGCGCCACCCTTGTCCGCGACTCGAACCCGGAGTCCGAAGTGGCCGAGACGAAGGCGAAGGCCGCCGGGATGCTGGCCGCCCTCGGCCTCGCACCCGACGGCGCCGACCGCATGGCCGCGCCTGCTGCTGCCGGAGTCCGGCCCTCACCAGCCAGCCACCCGCTGGTGCAAGACGCGCTCCAGACACGTAACAGAACGCTCTCGCGCTTCTGGCTCGACGGCGTCCACCGGCGAGCCTCGGTTCCGGAGCTCGCTGGACGGCACGTGCTGGTGGTGGACAACGAAGACCTCTTCATGGGGATGCTCGGCCACCAGCTACGTGCGCTCGGTCTGCGGACGACGATCACACGATTCGACCATCCGCTGGCTCCCGACGACTACGACCTGGTCATCGTCGGCCCCGGGCCGGGCGACCCGAGTGACCTGACCGACCCCAGGATGGGCACCCTTCGTGCGCTCACCCGCGACCTGCTCGCCGGCAACGTGCCGTTCTTGTCCATCTGCCTCGGGCACCAGATACTCGCCGCCGAGCTGGGGTTCGAGATTGTCCGGCGCGTGCTGCCCAGCCAGGGCGTCCAGAAACGGGTCGACCTGTTCGGCCGGCCTGAGCTCGTGGGTTTCTACAACACCTACACCGCGAGGTCCGCACACGACGCCATCGCTCATGGCCAACGCGGGCCGACCGAGGTCAGCCGCAACCCCGAGACCGGTGAGGTCCACGCCCTGCGCGGCGACGGTTTCCGGTCGGTGCAGTTTCACCTCGAATCGATTCTGACCCAACACGGACCGCGGATCCTCGCTGAGCTACTCGGCTCCCTTCTCAGAGACGCCGAGCTCAGCGGATCTTGGGAGCGACCAGCCCAGACTCGTACGCGAAGACCACCAGCTGCGCACGGTCCCGTGCCTGGACCTTCGCCATGGCACGGTTGA
- a CDS encoding aspartate kinase, with the protein MQKYGGSSLRTLDHVRRAAERTARSWRDGSAVAVVVSARGSRTDDLLRLAADVGAAGSSRELDQLLAVGESESAALMALALDRLGVPAISLTGPQAGIHTTDRHGDALISRIEALRVRKALDAGRVAVVTGFQGLDGSGDIATLGRGGSDTTAVALAAQLRASACEIYTDVDGVFSADPRILPAARLLPWVSPGVMAEMAFAGARVLHTRCIELAAMEGVEVRVRNASSQSPGTTVVEREDVRPLETRRAVVAVTHDTDVARVLVHCREIRHDLAPDVFAVLADCGTVVDLVARSGPYESEFRMGFTVKRSQAEPVRTALHELTAGFGGGVHFDENVGKVSVVGMGLLSRPEYAARLMAALAGAGIPTSWISTSQMRISVIVPRERTVEAVETLHREFHLDGHEPTDIASARSGIA; encoded by the coding sequence GTGCAGAAATACGGCGGTAGTTCGCTGCGGACTCTCGACCACGTCCGTCGTGCCGCCGAGCGAACGGCGCGATCGTGGCGCGATGGATCGGCGGTCGCCGTGGTCGTCTCGGCTCGCGGGAGCCGGACGGACGACCTGCTGCGGTTGGCGGCCGACGTCGGCGCGGCCGGTTCGTCGCGGGAGCTGGACCAGCTCCTGGCGGTGGGGGAGTCAGAGTCGGCGGCGTTGATGGCCCTGGCGCTCGACAGGCTCGGTGTGCCCGCCATCTCGCTGACCGGACCTCAGGCGGGGATCCACACCACGGATCGCCACGGTGACGCGCTCATCTCCCGCATCGAGGCGCTGCGCGTGCGGAAGGCCCTGGACGCCGGGCGGGTCGCCGTGGTCACCGGGTTCCAGGGCCTCGACGGCAGCGGAGACATCGCCACGCTCGGCCGGGGTGGCTCCGACACGACGGCGGTCGCGCTCGCTGCCCAGCTTCGGGCATCGGCCTGCGAGATATACACCGACGTGGACGGCGTGTTCAGCGCCGACCCGCGGATTCTGCCGGCGGCCAGGTTGCTGCCGTGGGTGTCGCCCGGCGTTATGGCGGAGATGGCGTTCGCCGGCGCCCGGGTCCTGCACACCCGGTGCATCGAATTGGCTGCAATGGAAGGGGTCGAAGTGCGCGTCCGAAACGCGTCGTCGCAGTCGCCCGGAACGACTGTCGTGGAGCGCGAAGACGTCCGTCCGCTAGAGACGCGACGGGCGGTCGTGGCGGTGACCCACGACACCGACGTCGCCCGGGTGTTGGTGCATTGCCGCGAGATCCGCCACGACCTGGCGCCGGACGTGTTCGCTGTACTGGCCGATTGCGGGACGGTGGTGGACCTGGTCGCCAGGTCGGGGCCGTACGAGAGCGAGTTCCGGATGGGGTTCACCGTCAAGCGCAGCCAGGCCGAACCGGTCCGCACCGCGTTGCACGAGTTGACCGCGGGCTTCGGTGGCGGCGTCCATTTCGATGAGAACGTTGGCAAGGTCTCGGTGGTCGGAATGGGACTGTTGAGCCGTCCGGAGTACGCGGCCCGCCTCATGGCGGCCCTGGCCGGCGCCGGGATACCGACGAGCTGGATTTCCACGTCTCAGATGCGGATCTCCGTGATCGTTCCGCGGGAGCGCACCGTCGAGGCGGTCGAGACACTGCATCGCGAGTTCCACCTTGACGGGCATGAGCCGACTGATATCGCCTCTGCCCGGTCCGGAATCGCTTGA
- a CDS encoding amidohydrolase family protein: MRLARKPGADARLVSILDECGFDRAVVCAGGTIDLDRLSRQLILGGHVETDADNDSVLATCAASAGRLVPFYFANPHRPVQAYKDRAAEFRGLEISPAVHGVGLTDPRVAELVGVAAEFGHPVYAVCLDRPGAGVADLVSLARQHPAVSFVLGHSGIGNIDFYALTLITDEANIVLETSGGYACVADAAVSRLGAERVVFGSEFPLQHPTVELAKFAALRLPDEQWRQIAWDNAHRLLGEEPR; this comes from the coding sequence GTGCGCCTGGCGCGCAAGCCCGGCGCCGACGCCCGTCTCGTATCCATATTGGACGAATGTGGGTTCGACCGGGCGGTGGTGTGCGCGGGCGGCACCATCGACCTGGACCGCCTTTCCCGTCAGCTCATCCTCGGCGGCCACGTCGAGACTGACGCTGACAACGATTCGGTGTTGGCCACTTGCGCGGCGTCGGCCGGGCGCCTGGTGCCGTTCTACTTCGCGAATCCGCATCGCCCGGTCCAGGCCTACAAGGACCGGGCCGCCGAGTTCCGTGGGCTGGAGATCTCGCCCGCGGTCCACGGTGTCGGTCTGACCGATCCTCGCGTCGCCGAGCTGGTCGGCGTGGCGGCGGAGTTCGGCCATCCGGTCTACGCCGTCTGCTTGGACCGGCCCGGTGCGGGGGTTGCCGACCTGGTCAGCCTGGCGCGCCAGCATCCGGCGGTAAGCTTCGTGCTGGGCCACAGCGGGATAGGCAACATCGACTTCTACGCACTGACTCTGATCACGGACGAGGCCAACATCGTGCTGGAGACCTCGGGTGGCTACGCGTGCGTGGCCGACGCAGCGGTGAGCCGGCTCGGCGCCGAGCGGGTCGTGTTCGGGTCGGAATTCCCCCTTCAGCATCCGACTGTGGAGCTGGCCAAGTTCGCCGCGCTGCGGCTACCGGACGAGCAGTGGCGACAGATCGCCTGGGACAACGCACATCGACTGCTAGGAGAGGAGCCGCGGTGA
- a CDS encoding response regulator: MIRIMLLDDQPLLRNGFRTLLDAEDDIAVVAEGANGKEGLALAKEHLPDIALVDIQMPVMDGIETTRRIAADPELAGVRVVILTNYGFDEYVFHALRAGAAGFLVKDIEPDDLLHSVRVAARGDALLAPSITRMLISRYVAQPLGVAPGSGMTELTNREREAVALAAQGLTNDEIADHMVISPLTAKTHLNRAMAKVQARDRAQLVVFAYESGLVAPKIR; encoded by the coding sequence ATGATCCGCATCATGCTGCTCGACGACCAGCCGCTCCTGCGCAACGGCTTCCGCACGCTCCTTGACGCGGAAGACGACATCGCGGTCGTGGCTGAAGGTGCCAACGGCAAGGAGGGCCTGGCTCTCGCCAAGGAACACCTACCCGACATCGCGCTCGTCGACATCCAGATGCCCGTCATGGACGGCATCGAGACGACCCGGCGCATCGCCGCTGACCCCGAGCTGGCCGGTGTCCGCGTCGTCATCCTGACCAACTACGGCTTCGACGAGTACGTGTTCCACGCCCTGCGCGCCGGCGCCGCCGGGTTCCTGGTCAAGGACATCGAACCCGATGATCTCCTGCATTCCGTGCGGGTCGCGGCGCGCGGCGACGCGCTGCTGGCGCCGTCCATCACCAGGATGCTGATCAGCCGCTACGTCGCACAGCCCCTGGGCGTCGCACCAGGCTCAGGAATGACGGAGCTGACCAACCGCGAGCGCGAGGCCGTTGCCCTGGCGGCTCAGGGCCTGACCAACGACGAGATCGCCGACCACATGGTGATCAGCCCGCTGACCGCGAAGACGCACCTCAACCGTGCCATGGCGAAGGTCCAGGCACGGGACCGTGCGCAGCTGGTGGTCTTCGCGTACGAGTCTGGGCTGGTCGCTCCCAAGATCCGCTGA
- a CDS encoding FAD-dependent monooxygenase has translation MAHLRVAVVGAGIAGLVFAAALRRTGIQCQIFEQAPRLTEVGAGVQVAPNATRLLHRMGLRDRLSEVAVAPESIEMRRWDDGALLQRTPLGDLCLRRFGAPYYTVHRADLQASLLSLVPPDHVHLGVRLAAVTQDANEARLHLADGTTVAADLVVGADGIHSVVREQIVTDTPRYSGQTIYRGLVPAWRVPFLVAEPRVRLWFGPGKHVVSYPVSAGRQVSFGATVAVSDWSEESWTANGDAADLAAAYAGWHTDVTRLIDAADRVSRWALHDRDSIDRLGAGRVVVIGDAAHPMLPFQAQGANQAIEDAVVLARCLAAAGPARWGAAVRRYAEVRLPRVVDIQRRSRANARTFHLGDGDGQRLRDTAAQVTSGLDQHEWLFAYDAEHVTTTSGSI, from the coding sequence ATGGCGCACCTGCGGGTGGCGGTCGTCGGGGCCGGAATCGCCGGGCTCGTTTTCGCCGCCGCCCTTCGACGGACCGGAATCCAATGCCAGATCTTTGAGCAGGCTCCCCGCCTCACCGAAGTGGGGGCGGGGGTGCAGGTGGCACCCAACGCCACCCGGCTCCTGCACCGGATGGGTCTGCGTGACCGGCTCTCCGAAGTCGCCGTGGCGCCGGAGTCGATCGAGATGCGTCGTTGGGACGACGGGGCGCTGTTACAGCGCACTCCGCTGGGTGACTTATGTCTTCGCCGGTTCGGTGCCCCCTATTACACCGTCCATCGGGCCGACCTTCAGGCAAGCCTGCTCTCCCTAGTTCCTCCGGACCACGTGCATCTCGGTGTCCGGCTCGCCGCGGTGACACAGGATGCCAACGAGGCTCGCCTGCATCTGGCGGACGGCACGACGGTGGCCGCGGACCTCGTCGTCGGCGCCGACGGCATCCACTCGGTGGTACGCGAGCAGATCGTGACCGACACCCCCCGATACTCCGGCCAGACGATCTACCGGGGGCTCGTGCCTGCGTGGCGGGTGCCGTTCCTCGTCGCTGAGCCTCGGGTGCGGCTCTGGTTCGGGCCGGGCAAGCACGTGGTGTCGTATCCCGTCTCGGCCGGCCGGCAGGTCAGCTTTGGCGCGACCGTGGCCGTCTCGGACTGGTCGGAGGAGTCCTGGACGGCCAACGGCGACGCTGCCGACCTGGCCGCGGCTTACGCCGGTTGGCACACCGACGTCACGCGGTTGATCGACGCGGCCGACCGGGTCAGCCGGTGGGCGCTGCACGATCGGGACAGCATCGACCGGCTCGGTGCCGGACGAGTGGTCGTCATCGGCGACGCCGCGCACCCGATGCTGCCGTTCCAGGCTCAAGGTGCGAACCAGGCGATCGAGGACGCGGTCGTGCTCGCGCGTTGCCTGGCCGCGGCGGGTCCAGCCAGGTGGGGTGCCGCGGTGCGCCGTTACGCCGAGGTCCGGCTGCCCAGGGTGGTCGACATCCAGCGGCGGTCCCGCGCCAACGCCCGGACGTTCCACCTCGGCGACGGGGACGGGCAGCGTCTCCGCGACACCGCCGCTCAGGTCACGTCCGGACTGGACCAGCACGAGTGGCTCTTCGCGTACGACGCCGAACATGTCACCACGACCAGCGGGAGCATCTGA
- a CDS encoding isochorismatase family protein — MPMTPIAPYRMPGQGDVPSSAVAWRPHPDRAAVLVHDMQRYFLRPFSAGEPPMTELIANVTKLLAAARAARVPVLYTAQPGGMSRADRGLLQDFWGPGMGAVEDDRGIVDDVAPAPGDTVLAKWRYSAFFRSDLEERLRRAGRDQLVVCGVYAHMGCLMTACDAFSRDIQPFLVADALADLSLTDHLMALRYAADRCAVPLPLSEVLAHLER; from the coding sequence ATGCCGATGACTCCGATCGCGCCATACCGGATGCCGGGCCAGGGCGACGTGCCCAGTTCGGCCGTCGCTTGGCGTCCGCACCCGGACCGGGCCGCCGTGCTGGTCCACGACATGCAGCGATACTTCCTGCGCCCGTTTTCGGCGGGGGAGCCGCCGATGACCGAGCTGATCGCCAACGTCACGAAGCTGCTGGCGGCCGCGCGTGCGGCCAGGGTGCCGGTGCTGTACACCGCGCAGCCGGGGGGCATGAGCAGGGCGGACCGGGGGCTGTTGCAGGACTTCTGGGGTCCAGGCATGGGTGCCGTGGAGGACGACCGCGGCATCGTCGACGACGTGGCTCCCGCGCCGGGCGACACGGTGCTGGCCAAATGGCGATACAGCGCGTTCTTCCGCAGCGATCTCGAGGAACGGCTGCGGCGCGCGGGGCGCGACCAGCTCGTCGTTTGCGGTGTGTACGCGCACATGGGCTGCCTCATGACCGCGTGCGATGCCTTCAGCCGCGACATCCAGCCGTTCCTCGTCGCGGATGCCCTCGCCGACCTGTCGCTGACCGACCACCTCATGGCGCTGCGGTATGCCGCGGATCGGTGTGCCGTGCCGCTGCCGCTGTCAGAGGTACTGGCTCACCTGGAGAGGTGA
- a CDS encoding 3-dehydroquinate synthase II produces MKLCWLDIRNVGGAKEAIVEEALHQRVDAIVAADPADLESLPPTVKKVLFPQNGPLPEKLEPADLVIVEPGRHGDPAVLAEQFPDVEFGRFVEIVDAESLEEACHAARHEKWSVLYFRDPTKIPLEIVLAAAAGADGSIITEVADVEEAQIVFGVLEHGSDGVMLAPAAVGAATELKAAAVSMAANLSLVELEVTGIRRVGMGERACVDTCTNFGLDEGILVGSHSTGMILCCSETHPLPYMPTRPFRVNAGALHSYTLSANGRTNYLSELVSGGRVLAVDAKGNSRVVTVGRVKIETRPLLAIDAVSPSGVKVNLIVQDDWHVRVLGPGASVLNVTELVPGAKVLGYLPVEQRHVGYPIAEFCIEK; encoded by the coding sequence GTGAAGCTGTGTTGGCTGGACATCCGAAACGTCGGCGGGGCCAAGGAGGCCATCGTCGAAGAGGCTCTCCATCAGCGGGTGGACGCCATCGTGGCGGCCGACCCGGCGGACCTGGAGTCGCTTCCCCCCACGGTCAAGAAGGTGCTGTTCCCGCAGAATGGGCCGCTGCCGGAGAAACTAGAACCCGCCGACCTGGTCATCGTCGAGCCGGGTCGCCACGGAGACCCGGCAGTGCTGGCAGAGCAGTTCCCCGATGTGGAGTTCGGCCGGTTCGTGGAGATCGTGGACGCGGAGAGCCTTGAAGAGGCCTGCCACGCCGCGCGCCACGAGAAGTGGAGCGTGCTCTACTTCCGAGACCCCACCAAGATCCCGCTGGAGATCGTCCTGGCCGCCGCCGCGGGCGCGGACGGCAGCATCATCACCGAGGTGGCGGACGTCGAGGAAGCGCAGATTGTCTTCGGCGTCCTGGAACACGGGTCCGACGGGGTGATGCTCGCGCCGGCCGCCGTGGGGGCTGCGACCGAGCTCAAGGCCGCCGCGGTCAGCATGGCAGCGAACCTGTCGCTGGTGGAGCTGGAGGTCACCGGCATCCGGCGGGTGGGAATGGGCGAACGTGCCTGCGTCGACACGTGCACGAACTTCGGGCTCGACGAGGGCATCCTGGTCGGGTCCCACTCGACCGGCATGATCCTTTGTTGCAGCGAGACCCACCCGCTGCCGTATATGCCCACGAGGCCGTTCCGGGTCAACGCCGGGGCGCTGCATTCCTACACGCTGTCGGCCAACGGACGCACGAACTATCTCAGCGAGCTCGTCTCCGGCGGCCGGGTGCTCGCCGTCGACGCGAAGGGCAACTCGCGGGTGGTCACCGTCGGCCGAGTCAAGATCGAGACACGTCCGCTCCTGGCGATCGACGCGGTCTCGCCCTCGGGCGTGAAGGTCAACCTCATCGTGCAGGACGACTGGCACGTGCGGGTGCTCGGGCCGGGCGCTTCGGTGCTGAACGTCACGGAGCTGGTGCCGGGCGCGAAGGTGCTCGGATACCTGCCGGTCGAGCAGCGCCACGTCGGCTACCCGATCGCCGAGTTCTGCATCGAGAAGTGA
- a CDS encoding 2,3-dihydro-2,3-dihydroxybenzoate dehydrogenase, which translates to MELTGIESTVALVTGAAQGIGAAVASVLAGAGAHVAAVDHNAEALATMVTKLEAEGESARGYVVDVRESAAVDALVGRIEEELGPIAILVNAAGVLHTGRVIELSDRQWIETFAVNVGGVFHLSRAVARRMTGRRRGSIVTVASNAAGVPRTEMAAYAASKAASAQFTRCLGLELADHGIRCNVVSPGSTDTPMLRAMVGEGADFTRVIEGTPAAYRIGIPLRKVAQPRDVAEAVAFLVSDQAGHVTMHDLYVDGGAALHV; encoded by the coding sequence ATGGAACTGACCGGAATCGAGTCGACGGTCGCACTGGTCACCGGTGCGGCACAGGGCATCGGGGCCGCTGTGGCCAGTGTGCTGGCCGGTGCCGGAGCGCACGTCGCCGCAGTGGACCACAACGCGGAGGCGCTGGCAACGATGGTGACCAAACTCGAGGCGGAAGGAGAGTCCGCCCGCGGATATGTGGTCGACGTGCGGGAAAGCGCAGCCGTGGACGCGCTCGTCGGACGCATCGAGGAAGAGCTCGGGCCGATCGCGATCCTCGTCAACGCCGCCGGCGTGCTCCACACCGGCCGGGTGATCGAGCTGTCCGACCGGCAGTGGATCGAAACCTTCGCGGTCAACGTCGGCGGCGTGTTCCACCTGTCGCGTGCGGTCGCGCGGCGGATGACCGGCCGCCGGCGGGGCTCGATCGTGACGGTGGCGTCCAACGCCGCCGGAGTGCCGCGTACGGAGATGGCCGCGTACGCCGCCTCGAAAGCCGCGTCGGCCCAGTTCACCCGGTGCCTCGGTTTGGAGCTGGCGGACCACGGCATCCGATGCAACGTCGTGTCGCCCGGCTCGACGGACACGCCGATGCTGCGGGCGATGGTCGGTGAGGGCGCGGACTTCACCCGGGTGATCGAGGGCACGCCGGCCGCGTATCGGATCGGGATTCCGCTGCGCAAGGTCGCCCAGCCGCGGGACGTGGCCGAGGCGGTCGCGTTCCTCGTATCCGACCAGGCAGGTCACGTCACGATGCACGACCTCTACGTCGACGGCGGCGCCGCACTGCACGTCTGA
- a CDS encoding phenylacetate--CoA ligase family protein: MTSILPQLGQWHGPEDLHRLQEKQLAQTITWASRSPFYRRSLAAAALPTTAADLAALPLTSKQDLRDNYPFGMLAVPKEQLATYHESSGTAGQPTPSFYTAEDWVDLAERFARKWIGISAADTFLVRTPYALLLTGHLAHAAGRLHGATVVPGDNRSLAMPYARVVRVMHDIGVTLTWSVPTECLIWAATAAAAGHRPDTDFPALRALFVGGEPLTAARRARISRIWGVPVIEEYGSTETGSLAGECPNGRMHLWADRALFEVYDPRTGTVSAEGDGQLVVTPLFREAMPLLRYNLEDNVSVSYDDCLCGWNLPTVQVLGRSAFGYKVGSATVTQHRLEEVVFSLPESHGVVFWRARAEPTVLRIEIEVPPEHRAPACAELTAKVRDTFGADCEVVGLPPGSLIPYEALTSMPDVVKPRSLFGPDEDWGKALLYY; the protein is encoded by the coding sequence GTGACCTCGATCCTGCCCCAGCTCGGCCAGTGGCACGGGCCGGAGGACCTGCATCGCCTTCAGGAGAAGCAACTGGCGCAAACGATCACTTGGGCGTCCCGCTCACCCTTCTACCGCCGGTCGCTCGCCGCGGCTGCGCTGCCCACCACCGCCGCCGACCTCGCCGCGCTGCCGCTGACCAGCAAGCAGGATCTGCGCGACAACTACCCCTTCGGCATGCTCGCCGTGCCGAAGGAGCAGCTCGCTACCTATCACGAGTCGAGCGGCACCGCTGGTCAACCGACGCCGTCCTTCTACACGGCCGAGGACTGGGTCGATCTCGCTGAACGCTTCGCCCGCAAATGGATCGGGATATCGGCCGCAGACACGTTTCTGGTCCGCACGCCGTACGCGCTGCTGCTGACTGGGCACCTCGCGCACGCGGCGGGCCGGCTGCACGGCGCCACCGTGGTGCCAGGCGACAACCGGTCCTTGGCGATGCCGTACGCCCGGGTGGTTCGGGTCATGCACGACATCGGCGTCACATTGACCTGGTCGGTGCCGACCGAGTGCCTCATCTGGGCCGCTACCGCGGCGGCCGCGGGACACCGGCCCGACACCGATTTCCCGGCGCTGCGCGCGCTGTTCGTCGGTGGAGAGCCGCTGACCGCTGCCCGTCGTGCGCGGATCAGCCGGATCTGGGGTGTGCCCGTCATCGAGGAGTACGGCTCGACGGAGACCGGAAGCCTCGCCGGGGAGTGCCCGAACGGCCGGATGCACCTGTGGGCCGACCGTGCGCTGTTCGAGGTCTACGACCCGCGAACCGGCACCGTCAGCGCGGAGGGCGACGGCCAGCTCGTGGTCACTCCGCTGTTCCGCGAAGCGATGCCGCTGCTGCGCTACAACCTCGAAGACAATGTGTCGGTCTCCTACGACGACTGCCTGTGCGGATGGAACCTGCCCACAGTCCAGGTCCTCGGCCGATCCGCCTTTGGATACAAGGTTGGCTCGGCCACCGTCACCCAGCACCGGCTGGAGGAGGTCGTCTTCTCGCTACCGGAGTCCCATGGCGTGGTGTTCTGGCGAGCGAGGGCGGAGCCGACGGTGCTGCGCATCGAGATCGAGGTGCCGCCGGAGCACCGGGCACCGGCATGCGCCGAGCTGACCGCCAAGGTGCGGGACACCTTTGGCGCGGACTGCGAGGTGGTCGGGTTGCCTCCGGGTTCACTGATCCCCTATGAGGCGCTCACCAGCATGCCGGACGTGGTCAAGCCACGGAGCCTCTTCGGTCCCGACGAGGACTGGGGCAAAGCGCTTCTCTACTACTGA
- a CDS encoding 2-amino-3,7-dideoxy-D-threo-hept-6-ulosonate synthase — MAILNASFARALRLRRLFRHGDGRLVVVPLDHSVTDGPLSSDLLNSLLGELAGSGVDAVVLHKGSLRHVDHRWFGDMSLIVHLSASTRHAPDPDAKYLVADVEEALRLGADAVSVHVNLGSAAEARQVADLGAVAGECDRWNVPLLAMVYARGPKIANGRAPELLAHAATLAADLGADVVKVDYAGTPELMADAVRGCPIPVIVAGGARAADADAVLAYVCDALRGGAAGVAMGRNVFQADQPGLMASRIARLVHESPQVPEQYDIEDRLALTS, encoded by the coding sequence ATGGCCATACTCAACGCCTCGTTCGCCCGGGCCCTGCGCCTGCGGCGCCTGTTCCGCCACGGCGACGGGCGGCTGGTCGTCGTCCCGCTGGACCACTCAGTCACCGACGGTCCGCTGAGCTCGGATCTGTTGAACTCGCTCCTGGGTGAGCTCGCCGGCTCCGGCGTCGACGCCGTGGTGCTCCACAAGGGCAGCCTCCGCCACGTCGACCACCGCTGGTTCGGCGACATGTCATTGATCGTCCACCTGAGTGCGAGCACCCGGCACGCGCCGGACCCCGACGCGAAGTACCTCGTCGCCGACGTCGAGGAGGCGCTGCGCCTGGGTGCCGACGCGGTCAGCGTCCACGTCAACCTCGGATCCGCCGCGGAGGCACGGCAGGTCGCGGATCTCGGCGCCGTGGCTGGGGAGTGCGACCGGTGGAACGTGCCGCTGCTCGCCATGGTGTATGCGCGCGGACCGAAGATCGCCAACGGGCGAGCGCCGGAGCTTCTGGCGCACGCCGCCACCCTCGCGGCCGATCTCGGCGCCGACGTCGTGAAGGTCGACTACGCGGGCACGCCGGAGTTGATGGCCGACGCGGTCCGCGGCTGCCCGATCCCGGTCATCGTGGCCGGCGGTGCCCGTGCGGCCGACGCTGACGCCGTGCTCGCCTACGTGTGCGACGCGCTGCGCGGCGGCGCTGCCGGAGTCGCGATGGGCCGCAACGTCTTCCAGGCCGACCAGCCGGGCCTGATGGCGTCCAGGATCGCGCGGCTGGTGCACGAGTCACCTCAAGTTCCCGAGCAGTACGACATCGAAGACCGGCTCGCTCTGACGTCCTGA